From Canis lupus baileyi chromosome 16, mCanLup2.hap1, whole genome shotgun sequence, a single genomic window includes:
- the LCN10 gene encoding epididymal-specific lipocalin-10 isoform X1: MGPGSLLSGLLSALVLATGSQPQEQLPRESHILNWNKFSGFWYILAVASDDQGFLPGRERRKLGASLVKVHKAGQLRVVLAFSRSQGCQAHTVILRKDRKKAMFRNTCAYDSLGHGEVTRVGASTASWPQTPGSSGVVYVRLGRAGHASRTLLFFSRQSMSSFPSMKKFVDICEILELANGVTVLPKDASCAHTIRP, from the exons ATGGGGCCTGGGAGCCTGCTGTCCGGGCTGCTCTCGGCCCTTGTGCTGGCGACAGGTTCCCAGCCACAGGAGCAGCTGCCCAGGGAGTCCCACATCCTCAACTGGAACAAG TTTTCAGGCTTCTGGTACATTCTGGCTGTCGCCTCTGATGACCAGGGATTCTTGCCAGGCAGAGAGCGGAGGAAGCTTGGGGCATCCTTGGTGAAGGTCCACAAAGCCGGCCAGCTGAGGGTGGTGCTGGCTTTCAGCCG GTCACAGGGGTGCCAGGCACACACGGTAATTCTGCGGAAAGATAGGAAAAAGGCCATGTTCAGGAACACCTGTGCGTATGACAGCCTGGGGCACGGAGAGGTGACCAGGGTGGGAGCGTCCACAGCCTCATGGCCACAGACCCctggaag CTCTGGTGTGGTCTACGTGCGCCTGGGCCGAGCTGGCCACGCCTCCAGGACCCTGCTGTTCTTCA GCAGGCAGAGCATGTCCAGCTTCCCGAGCATGAAAAAATTCGTAGACATATGTGAGATTCTGGAGCTTGCAAATGGTGTGACTGTCCTCCCAAAAGACG CCTCCTGTGCGCACACCATCCGGCCCTGA
- the LCN10 gene encoding epididymal-specific lipocalin-10 isoform X3 — translation MGPGSLLSGLLSALVLATGSQPQEQLPRESHILNWNKFSGFWYILAVASDDQGFLPGRERRKLGASLVKVHKAGQLRVVLAFSRSQGCQAHTVILRKDRKKAMFRNTLKGVEGFHVLSTDYSSGVVYVRLGRAGHASRTLLFFSRQSMSSFPSMKKFVDICEILELANGVTVLPKDASCAHTIRP, via the exons ATGGGGCCTGGGAGCCTGCTGTCCGGGCTGCTCTCGGCCCTTGTGCTGGCGACAGGTTCCCAGCCACAGGAGCAGCTGCCCAGGGAGTCCCACATCCTCAACTGGAACAAG TTTTCAGGCTTCTGGTACATTCTGGCTGTCGCCTCTGATGACCAGGGATTCTTGCCAGGCAGAGAGCGGAGGAAGCTTGGGGCATCCTTGGTGAAGGTCCACAAAGCCGGCCAGCTGAGGGTGGTGCTGGCTTTCAGCCG GTCACAGGGGTGCCAGGCACACACGGTAATTCTGCGGAAAGATAGGAAAAAGGCCATGTTCAGGAACACCT TGAAGGGGGTGGAGGGCTTCCACGTGCTGTCTACCGACTACAGCTCTGGTGTGGTCTACGTGCGCCTGGGCCGAGCTGGCCACGCCTCCAGGACCCTGCTGTTCTTCA GCAGGCAGAGCATGTCCAGCTTCCCGAGCATGAAAAAATTCGTAGACATATGTGAGATTCTGGAGCTTGCAAATGGTGTGACTGTCCTCCCAAAAGACG CCTCCTGTGCGCACACCATCCGGCCCTGA
- the LCN10 gene encoding epididymal-specific lipocalin-10 isoform X2 encodes MGPGSLLSGLLSALVLATGSQPQEQLPRESHILNWNKFSGFWYILAVASDDQGFLPGRERRKLGASLVKVHKAGQLRVVLAFSRSQGCQAHTVILRKDRKKAMFRNTCAYDSLGHGEVTRVGASTASWPQTPGSEGGGGLPRAVYRLQLWCGLRAPGPSWPRLQDPAVLQQAEHVQLPEHEKIRRHM; translated from the exons ATGGGGCCTGGGAGCCTGCTGTCCGGGCTGCTCTCGGCCCTTGTGCTGGCGACAGGTTCCCAGCCACAGGAGCAGCTGCCCAGGGAGTCCCACATCCTCAACTGGAACAAG TTTTCAGGCTTCTGGTACATTCTGGCTGTCGCCTCTGATGACCAGGGATTCTTGCCAGGCAGAGAGCGGAGGAAGCTTGGGGCATCCTTGGTGAAGGTCCACAAAGCCGGCCAGCTGAGGGTGGTGCTGGCTTTCAGCCG GTCACAGGGGTGCCAGGCACACACGGTAATTCTGCGGAAAGATAGGAAAAAGGCCATGTTCAGGAACACCTGTGCGTATGACAGCCTGGGGCACGGAGAGGTGACCAGGGTGGGAGCGTCCACAGCCTCATGGCCACAGACCCctggaag TGAAGGGGGTGGAGGGCTTCCACGTGCTGTCTACCGACTACAGCTCTGGTGTGGTCTACGTGCGCCTGGGCCGAGCTGGCCACGCCTCCAGGACCCTGCTGTTCTTCA GCAGGCAGAGCATGTCCAGCTTCCCGAGCATGAAAAAATTCGTAGACATATGTGA
- the LCN6 gene encoding epididymal-specific lipocalin-6 isoform X3 — MCAGMNISGRMRGVLLTAFVALVSLPRIRAVWLGRLDPKQLLGSWYILAVASGEKGFALEKATKNIEGVVVSLTPENNLKLLSSRHRLERCDVNVVELLRQNSGWVFENPALGILDYRVLGTNFRDYAIVFTQLEFKDEAFSTVELYSRTELASQEAMGLFTRWSWGLGFLSQQQASLQRDLSASKSWEARA; from the exons ATGTGTGCTGGTATGAACATCTCTGGGAGGATGAGGGGTGTCCTGCTGACTGCTTTTGTGGCTTTGGTCTCATTGCCTAGGATCCGGGCAGTGTGGTTGGGAAGGCTGGACCCTAAGCAG cTTCTGGGGTCCTGGTATATTCTGGCCGTGGCCTCAGGTGAAAAGGGCTTTGCATTGGAGAAGGCCACGAAGAACATTGAGGGCGTCGTGGTGTCCCTTACTCCAGAAAACAACCTGAAATTGCTGTCCTCCAGGCACAG GCTGGAGAGGTGTGACGTGAACGTGGTGGAGCTGCTCAGACAGAACTCGGGATGGGTGTTTGAGAACCCCG CCCTAGGCATTCTGGACTACCGTGTGCTGGGCACCAACTTCAGGGATTATGCCATCGTGTTCACCCAGCTGGAGTTCAAAGACGAGGCCTTCAGCACCGTGGAGCTGTACA GCCGGACAGAACTGGCCAGCCAGGAGGCCATGGGCCTCTTCACCAGGTGGAGCTGGGGCCTGGGCTTCCTGTCCCAGCAGCAGGCGTCTCTGCAGCGGGACC TGAGTGCTTCGAAGTCCTGGGAGGCCCGTGCCTGA
- the LCN6 gene encoding epididymal-specific lipocalin-6 isoform X2 yields MCAGMNISGRMRGVLLTAFVALVSLPRIRAVWLGRLDPKQLLGSWYILAVASGEKGFALEKATKNIEGVVVSLTPENNLKLLSSRHRLERCDVNVVELLRQNSGWVFENPALGILDYRVLGTNFRDYAIVFTQLEFKDEAFSTVELYSRTELASQEAMGLFTRWSWGLGFLSQQQASLQRDLTCVHKVFQVSRFPEHHPDPTPSPRALQP; encoded by the exons ATGTGTGCTGGTATGAACATCTCTGGGAGGATGAGGGGTGTCCTGCTGACTGCTTTTGTGGCTTTGGTCTCATTGCCTAGGATCCGGGCAGTGTGGTTGGGAAGGCTGGACCCTAAGCAG cTTCTGGGGTCCTGGTATATTCTGGCCGTGGCCTCAGGTGAAAAGGGCTTTGCATTGGAGAAGGCCACGAAGAACATTGAGGGCGTCGTGGTGTCCCTTACTCCAGAAAACAACCTGAAATTGCTGTCCTCCAGGCACAG GCTGGAGAGGTGTGACGTGAACGTGGTGGAGCTGCTCAGACAGAACTCGGGATGGGTGTTTGAGAACCCCG CCCTAGGCATTCTGGACTACCGTGTGCTGGGCACCAACTTCAGGGATTATGCCATCGTGTTCACCCAGCTGGAGTTCAAAGACGAGGCCTTCAGCACCGTGGAGCTGTACA GCCGGACAGAACTGGCCAGCCAGGAGGCCATGGGCCTCTTCACCAGGTGGAGCTGGGGCCTGGGCTTCCTGTCCCAGCAGCAGGCGTCTCTGCAGCGGGACC TCACCTGTGTGCACAAGGTCTTCCAGGTAAGCCGCTTTCCTGAGCATCACCCAgatcccaccccctccccccgagcTCTGCAGCCTTGa
- the LCN6 gene encoding epididymal-specific lipocalin-6 isoform X1, which yields MCAGMNISGRMRGVLLTAFVALVSLPRIRAVWLGRLDPKQLLGSWYILAVASGEKGFALEKATKNIEGVVVSLTPENNLKLLSSRHRLERCDVNVVELLRQNSGWVFENPALGILDYRVLGTNFRDYAIVFTQLEFKDEAFSTVELYSRTELASQEAMGLFTRWSWGLGFLSQQQASLQRDRECCPMLRGQHPIRGGCGQTPSQVLGVPGEAQTSSRLLLPPSHLCAQGLPGKPLS from the exons ATGTGTGCTGGTATGAACATCTCTGGGAGGATGAGGGGTGTCCTGCTGACTGCTTTTGTGGCTTTGGTCTCATTGCCTAGGATCCGGGCAGTGTGGTTGGGAAGGCTGGACCCTAAGCAG cTTCTGGGGTCCTGGTATATTCTGGCCGTGGCCTCAGGTGAAAAGGGCTTTGCATTGGAGAAGGCCACGAAGAACATTGAGGGCGTCGTGGTGTCCCTTACTCCAGAAAACAACCTGAAATTGCTGTCCTCCAGGCACAG GCTGGAGAGGTGTGACGTGAACGTGGTGGAGCTGCTCAGACAGAACTCGGGATGGGTGTTTGAGAACCCCG CCCTAGGCATTCTGGACTACCGTGTGCTGGGCACCAACTTCAGGGATTATGCCATCGTGTTCACCCAGCTGGAGTTCAAAGACGAGGCCTTCAGCACCGTGGAGCTGTACA GCCGGACAGAACTGGCCAGCCAGGAGGCCATGGGCCTCTTCACCAGGTGGAGCTGGGGCCTGGGCTTCCTGTCCCAGCAGCAGGCGTCTCTGCAGCGGGACCGTGAGTGTTGCCCAATGCTTAGGGGCCAGCATCCTATCAGGGGAGGCTGTGGACAGACCCCGTCCCAGGTGCTGGGGGTGCCAGGCGAGGCCCAAACATCCTCACGGCTTCTCTTGCCCCCTAGTCACCTGTGTGCACAAGGTCTTCCAGGTAAGCCGCTTTCCTGA